CAAAGGTATAGTTCTCTTTTGATTTATTGGTAAATCTTTCCAGCCTTCTTTTCCAACGATTATAAGATTAATGTTTATATTTTTTTGCCATAACAAACTAAATGCTTCTAAAACCTGCAAATAACCTTTTCGAGGTTCTATTGTTCCTACCATTAAAAAACTTAACTCTGCATGTAATTTGTCCAATAAAAATTTATTATCTTTTGATATGCCTATTGTAGGAGAACTATTCGTTATATCTGCTCCAAGATGAAAATATCCAAAAATCATAGGCTCTATACGATTGCAATTATTTTCTTTAAGCCATTTTATTAAATCATCAGTTGTTGACTTTGATATAGATAATAACCCCGAAGATACCTCGTGAACCATTTTTAACCAATTTTTAAATAATTTATCAGAATCAGGCGGAAACCACTCAGGATGTCTAACCGGAAGTAAATCATAAACTGTATAGTAAATATTAATACCGTAATAATTATATAATCTTAATATTTTCTTTTTTTCCTCTAAATATTCAACATTTAATTCAAGATTTAAAAAAATATCATTTCTGTTAGGCTCAATAATACTGTCGTTAAATTCGCATTGTTCTATATTTAAAAAATTAAAAGTAAATTTGCGTGCATAACGATAATTATGTCCGTCAAAATAAACAGGTTCAACTCTAAAATTTTTTGGAGGATTTTTTAAAAGTTCTAACATTAAAGCTCTTGTAACTCTTTCGATACCGGTTTTTAAATCTAATTTAGTTAAATTAGAAATGTCAATAAAAAGCTGCCTTTTAGATGTTTTAAAAGAGCCGTTTGCAATTGCTTCTGATATTGATATTATATCTGCATTGGCAGGTTTTACATTTGTATCAATATTACTCAATGAATTTATTAAATTTTTATATTTAGTATTTTCGCTATTTAAATAAAAATTCTCTATAGCATTAAAATAATCATTAGTTATTTTTTTAGGAGAATGTTTTTCAATGATATATTTTCGCGCTAAATGACCAAGATTATTACGCAATTTAGGTTCATCTTTTAATTTTTCAAGAGCTTTTATTAGACTATCGTCGTCAAATTCGTCAGGAAGTTTTATTAAAATATTTTCTGGATATTCAGCCATCTGTCCGTGCGCATTAATAATAAGCGGCAATCCAAAAGCTAAAACATCTAAAACAGCTCTTGAAGTCTCTCCTCGAGTTAAATTACGTAATTGTACAGCGATGTCGCAAATCGAAAGATATTGGCAGTAAATATTTTCATTTACAAAGCCGGTGATTTTAATATTTCCTTCTAATCCACTGTTTTTAATCATTTCAGAAATATTTTTGCCGTAATCGCCGTCATGATTTTCCCCGACAAAAATCAAATGACAATTTTTATCTTTAGATAAAGATGAGTTTAAAAAAGATTTTAATAGACGATGATTTAGTTTAGTCTCGTCTAAAAAACCAAATGAACATATAAGAAAATCATCTTTATCGAAACCAATCATGTTCCTTGTATCAATAATATCTTTGTAATCAGTTTTTTTGGCTAAACTTCGTAATTGAGGAATATATGAAAATTTATAATCTAAACTTGATACATAATATTCTTTAGCTTTTTCGATTGAATATTGTGAATGAACAATAACGCCTATTGAGTTATCTAAAACTTCTTTATTTACAGGGAAAGTAAATTTCGTTTTACCTACGCCGTTTTCTTTTAAAAAAATCAAAGCATTATAACCATGCGAATAGTATAAAGATTGTCTATAAAACCATGGGGCATAACCTGAATTTTCCATCCAATTAGCTACACTACTTAAATAAAAGTCGTGAAGCACTACTACCCCGGAATATTTCTTTAATAATGAAAACATATGCTTGTGAAATGGCGAATTTCCAAATTGGAATAATATGCGGTCAAATTTTTTAATATTGGCTTCAAACCATAAAACGTCATTAATTGGAAAATTTGCATTTAACAATATATCTTCAACTTTAGGCTGGTCAACAATAATAGTAATATCGTAATATAATGCAAGTTTGGGCAAAAGTTCTTTACTGTAGTTTGAAATACCTGATTTTTCTGGAGGTAATGGCGATAAAAATGCAAGACGCGGTCTATATAACGCTCTGCTATTTGATGTTGATATTGATACTGCACCTTTATAGCTTTTATTAAGCATCTCAAATGCATCAAATGCTTTTTTTGCCGACTTATCCCATGAAAATTTATTTGCTTGTTTTAAAGAATGTTCCTTTAAAGAGTTAAAAAAACCTTCGTTTGTTAGTACCTCAGATATTTTGTCGGAAATAGATTTTGCACTAAAGGGATCAAATAATGCATCTTGCCTGCCTATAACTTCAGGAATGCTTGTGCGGTTTGAACCTATTGTCGGCGCTCCGCATGCCATAGCCTCAAGAGGAGGCAGTCCGAAACCTTCATGCAAAGAAGGGCAGACGAACAGCTTACAAAGGTTATACATGGTTATAAGGTCGTCGTTTTCAAGATAGCCGGTAAATATAAGTTCGCTTTTGTTGATGTTAAATTTTTTTGCGT
This DNA window, taken from Candidatus Acidulodesulfobacterium acidiphilum, encodes the following:
- a CDS encoding glycosyltransferase, whose protein sequence is MRIVLDLQACQTESRFRGMGRYSMSLAKAIAKNAGGHEIWLFLNGLFPDTIPYIRHSFEGLIPKERIFVFSALGPVAEIDPQNEWRTRAAELVREYALSQIKPDIVHINSLFEGYGDDAVTSIGAFDSTIPSAVTLYDLIPYVDPENSLPNEQIKKWYYRKIQSFIKANIFLAISEYSKKEAVGNLGIAEENIINISAAIDENFKPLKYSEEQKSSILSRYNIKKSFIMYSPGGFEERKNIKKLIEAYSLLSNSIKKDYQLVITGKIHEETESNLLTHAKKFNINKSELIFTGYLENDDLITMYNLCKLFVCPSLHEGFGLPPLEAMACGAPTIGSNRTSIPEVIGRQDALFDPFSAKSISDKISEVLTNEGFFNSLKEHSLKQANKFSWDKSAKKAFDAFEMLNKSYKGAVSISTSNSRALYRPRLAFLSPLPPEKSGISNYSKELLPKLALYYDITIIVDQPKVEDILLNANFPINDVLWFEANIKKFDRILFQFGNSPFHKHMFSLLKKYSGVVVLHDFYLSSVANWMENSGYAPWFYRQSLYYSHGYNALIFLKENGVGKTKFTFPVNKEVLDNSIGVIVHSQYSIEKAKEYYVSSLDYKFSYIPQLRSLAKKTDYKDIIDTRNMIGFDKDDFLICSFGFLDETKLNHRLLKSFLNSSLSKDKNCHLIFVGENHDGDYGKNISEMIKNSGLEGNIKITGFVNENIYCQYLSICDIAVQLRNLTRGETSRAVLDVLAFGLPLIINAHGQMAEYPENILIKLPDEFDDDSLIKALEKLKDEPKLRNNLGHLARKYIIEKHSPKKITNDYFNAIENFYLNSENTKYKNLINSLSNIDTNVKPANADIISISEAIANGSFKTSKRQLFIDISNLTKLDLKTGIERVTRALMLELLKNPPKNFRVEPVYFDGHNYRYARKFTFNFLNIEQCEFNDSIIEPNRNDIFLNLELNVEYLEEKKKILRLYNYYGINIYYTVYDLLPVRHPEWFPPDSDKLFKNWLKMVHEVSSGLLSISKSTTDDLIKWLKENNCNRIEPMIFGYFHLGADITNSSPTIGISKDNKFLLDKLHAELSFLMVGTIEPRKGYLQVLEAFSLLWQKNININLIIVGKEGWKDLPINQKRTIPLILSIIKEHKELNKHLFWLECISDEYLEKVYEASTCLIAASEGEGFGLPLIEAALHKLPIIARDIPVFREVAGNYAFYFEGANSEDLAKAIKDWLNLYKEGMHPKSDNMPWLTWKQSAEQLMDVIFNNNIFKKHNKTLSTNIKIKANTNALNYIKSWII